A genomic segment from Limosilactobacillus sp. encodes:
- the coaD gene encoding pantetheine-phosphate adenylyltransferase, with product MKVAVFPGSFDPLTLGHLDLIKRGSALFDQLAVAVMTNTSKKPLFTVEERVAQVKEAVAGLDNVSVITATGLTVDLMNRIGADYLMRGLRNNTDFQYERDIAAMNNFLDDQCETIFFLAKPEYQHLSSSLLKEVTSNGGDISAYLPANINAALKKRLEERQLMRVKAHNEKAR from the coding sequence ATGAAAGTAGCTGTATTTCCGGGAAGTTTTGACCCACTGACCTTAGGACACCTGGATCTGATCAAGCGGGGGAGTGCCCTCTTTGACCAGCTGGCGGTGGCCGTGATGACCAACACCAGCAAGAAGCCGCTGTTCACGGTGGAAGAGCGGGTGGCCCAGGTCAAGGAAGCCGTTGCCGGGCTGGACAACGTTTCGGTCATCACCGCTACTGGCCTGACGGTAGACCTGATGAACCGAATCGGGGCCGACTACCTGATGCGGGGACTGCGTAACAACACCGACTTCCAGTACGAGCGCGACATCGCAGCGATGAACAACTTCTTGGATGATCAGTGCGAGACCATTTTCTTCCTGGCCAAGCCGGAATACCAACACCTCTCGAGCAGCCTGCTGAAGGAAGTGACGTCTAACGGGGGTGACATTTCCGCCTACCTGCCGGCGAACATCAATGCGGCACTGAAGAAGCGGTTAGAAGAACGGCAACTGATGCGGGTAAAGGCACACAATGAAAAAGCAAGATAA
- a CDS encoding SepM family pheromone-processing serine protease, which translates to MKKQDNRILRWIAITLGIVLFLGWFLLWPLNSYIEAPGSATNLRSFVSVKGHPDPGKGSFMITSVALQQARPATYLLAKAVPYMSIEKASDVTGGQSGATFDRVQDFYMKSSINEAIAVAYKAAHQQVTKKYLGIYVLQVQSNSKFKHAIKVGDTITKVNGRHYNTAQGFQKYIGKQKVGSPLTVTYVRNGHTHQTTHKLVRLTSTRSGIGIILTNNMKVKTKIPVKVNPGQLGGPSGGLMFTLQIYEQISGHDLQRGRKIAGTGTISSDGTVGEIGGIDKKVIAAHRAGATIFLAPYVKPTKLLLKYEEGHQTNYQMAKKTAKRYAPGMKVVPVSSFKQAVHYLEK; encoded by the coding sequence ATGAAAAAGCAAGATAACCGAATATTACGCTGGATTGCGATCACGCTGGGGATCGTCCTCTTCTTGGGCTGGTTCCTCCTGTGGCCGCTTAATTCATACATTGAAGCTCCGGGGAGTGCCACCAACCTGCGCTCCTTCGTCAGCGTGAAGGGCCATCCCGATCCGGGCAAGGGCAGCTTCATGATCACCTCGGTCGCCCTGCAGCAGGCCCGCCCGGCCACCTATCTGCTGGCCAAGGCGGTTCCGTACATGTCGATTGAAAAGGCTTCGGATGTGACCGGGGGCCAGAGCGGGGCAACCTTTGATCGAGTTCAGGATTTCTACATGAAGAGCTCAATCAACGAGGCGATTGCGGTGGCCTATAAGGCGGCCCACCAGCAGGTGACGAAGAAGTACCTGGGAATCTACGTCCTGCAGGTCCAATCGAACTCGAAGTTCAAGCACGCCATCAAGGTCGGGGACACCATCACCAAGGTCAACGGTCGCCACTACAACACGGCCCAGGGCTTCCAAAAGTACATTGGTAAGCAGAAGGTGGGTTCGCCGCTGACGGTCACCTACGTGCGCAACGGTCACACCCATCAGACGACCCACAAGCTGGTCAGACTGACGAGTACCCGGTCCGGGATCGGCATCATCCTGACCAACAACATGAAGGTCAAGACGAAGATCCCGGTCAAGGTGAACCCGGGACAGCTGGGGGGCCCGTCCGGCGGGCTGATGTTCACGCTGCAGATCTACGAACAGATCAGTGGCCACGACCTTCAACGGGGCCGCAAGATTGCCGGAACGGGGACGATTAGCTCCGACGGAACGGTTGGCGAGATTGGCGGAATCGACAAGAAAGTGATTGCCGCCCACCGTGCCGGGGCCACGATTTTCCTGGCACCCTACGTCAAGCCGACAAAGCTCCTGCTGAAGTACGAAGAGGGTCACCAGACCAACTATCAAATGGCCAAGAAGACGGCTAAGCGGTACGCGCCGGGGATGAAGGTCGTGCCGGTCAGCTCGTTTAAGCAGGCGGTTCACTACCTCGAAAAATAA
- a CDS encoding helix-hairpin-helix domain-containing protein, translating into MERLRELWTSYRSQILILVALVILVAGWYFKSPQQSQAVETFSSSQQSLASQATSNVSATAGPVCVDVKGAVKHPGVYKLRAGARVDEAIEAAGGVLATADMKQVNRAKQLTDQQVVYIPLPGESIPGTAGGEATATEASGSSDQPIVNLNTATKEQLCQITGIGDKKADLIIQYRQEHGQFKSVDDLKQVSGFGDKSVDKIRSQLAV; encoded by the coding sequence ATGGAAAGACTACGTGAACTCTGGACAAGCTATCGCAGCCAAATCTTGATTCTGGTGGCCCTGGTAATCCTGGTGGCCGGCTGGTACTTCAAGTCGCCGCAGCAAAGTCAGGCGGTCGAAACCTTTTCCAGCAGCCAGCAGTCGCTTGCCAGTCAGGCAACGAGCAACGTCTCGGCAACGGCCGGTCCCGTTTGCGTTGACGTCAAGGGAGCAGTCAAGCACCCGGGCGTCTACAAGCTGCGGGCCGGTGCGCGTGTGGACGAGGCGATTGAAGCGGCCGGTGGCGTCCTGGCGACGGCGGACATGAAGCAGGTCAATCGTGCCAAGCAGCTGACTGACCAGCAGGTTGTCTACATCCCGCTTCCCGGGGAGAGCATTCCAGGTACCGCGGGCGGGGAGGCAACCGCGACGGAAGCGAGCGGGAGCAGCGACCAGCCGATCGTCAACCTTAACACCGCGACCAAGGAGCAGCTCTGCCAGATCACCGGGATCGGCGATAAAAAGGCCGACTTGATCATCCAGTACCGTCAGGAACACGGTCAGTTCAAATCGGTGGACGATTTGAAGCAGGTCAGTGGCTTTGGCGACAAGAGCGTTGACAAGATTCGAAGCCAGTTGGCCGTCTAA
- a CDS encoding ComE operon protein 2 has protein sequence MVKKRIDWDQYFMIQAALLASRSTCTRLSVGAVLVRDKRIIAGGYNGSVAGDEHCIDAGCYLRDGHCVRTIHAEMNAILQCAKFGISTDGASLYVTDFPCLQCTKSLLQAGIREINYIRNYHNDDYAMKLIHLKNIQLHQIKLDDNILDEVHLGQYIRPEQQG, from the coding sequence ATGGTAAAAAAGCGAATTGATTGGGACCAGTATTTTATGATTCAGGCGGCCTTATTGGCGTCGCGCAGCACCTGCACGCGGCTCTCGGTGGGGGCCGTCCTGGTGCGGGACAAGCGAATCATCGCGGGGGGCTACAACGGTTCGGTGGCCGGTGACGAGCACTGTATCGACGCCGGCTGCTACCTGCGCGATGGTCACTGTGTTCGGACGATTCACGCGGAGATGAACGCCATCCTGCAGTGCGCCAAGTTCGGCATTTCGACCGACGGGGCCAGCCTGTACGTGACCGATTTCCCGTGCCTGCAGTGCACCAAGAGCCTTCTGCAGGCCGGCATTCGGGAGATTAACTATATTCGCAACTACCACAACGATGACTACGCAATGAAGCTCATCCACTTAAAGAACATTCAACTTCACCAAATCAAATTAGACGACAACATCTTAGACGAGGTTCACTTGGGCCAGTACATCCGGCCTGAGCAACAGGGCTAA
- a CDS encoding DNA internalization-related competence protein ComEC/Rec2: MAGLVTVAILRPSGWFWILALYLLVRISFLKRPQVLVACLLTLLITVIVCQGYRQRMTQMMAKGQTPVTQTLLVLPDEVKVSGDLITLLAKDQRTGQRETATLISRDREQRRAIKSLAEPQYWQVTGDLQPVMPATNENEFDLRRYFRQRGVANQLRISRLVAMQPVLRPSLRMRCHLWRYRLGRYFRGMPQPLAGYCQQLLIGQNDPQNADLIENVKRLGVIHLFCISGMHVVLLISLLRWAGIYLWLDRELVDGILICLLPLYLVIAGGAVSLVRAVIVAEAGLLQRFLKMDGLDCWALSLLGGLFYEPELLLSLGGQLTYLLSFMLHVLDRRQSGLQKSVFLGLISLPAILAYVFEFHWLSLLISYPLIPFFSLVLFPLVIVAATTYWLLPVLGVLVNQLLVLFQRLIALAASVPGEVHFGKPPLLFALVLFGLTLWCLTDWTRLRRWGILVLAYLACLLVIHFPLQGEVAFVDIGQGDCIIIREPLNRRVMMIDTGGKLNFGHFKVQTRRNVATRTSINYLKSRGISRIDTIYLTHRDTDHIGYLPTVIANMHVTRVVVPAGMERQPVLQNKLTARQRPAIIPVTDQHPNVDPELKILHPFQPGEAQNQDSLVLTGQFGGQRFVFTGDLDRAGERAVIARYPELRAAVLKLGHHGSRTASDEQFLRQLQPHLAIISAGRFNRYHHPNDEVVATLKELRINYLSTQQYGMIRYVFQGNNGHWTTTLRGDELKWTLPNCLNN; this comes from the coding sequence ATGGCCGGATTGGTCACGGTCGCCATCCTGCGACCGTCTGGCTGGTTTTGGATTTTAGCACTCTACTTACTGGTGCGGATAAGCTTCTTAAAGCGCCCGCAAGTGCTGGTTGCTTGCCTGCTTACGCTTTTGATAACGGTAATAGTTTGTCAGGGCTATCGGCAGCGAATGACGCAAATGATGGCTAAAGGGCAGACGCCGGTGACCCAGACGCTGCTGGTGCTGCCCGACGAGGTGAAGGTTTCTGGCGACCTGATTACCCTTTTGGCAAAGGATCAGCGGACGGGACAGCGGGAAACGGCGACGCTGATCAGCCGTGACCGGGAGCAGCGCCGGGCGATCAAGAGCCTGGCCGAACCCCAGTACTGGCAGGTCACCGGTGATCTGCAGCCGGTCATGCCAGCAACCAATGAAAATGAGTTTGACCTGCGGCGCTACTTCCGCCAGCGTGGCGTTGCCAACCAGCTGCGTATTTCCCGGCTGGTAGCGATGCAACCAGTTTTAAGGCCGAGCCTGCGGATGCGCTGCCATCTTTGGCGCTACCGGCTGGGACGTTACTTTCGGGGGATGCCCCAGCCGCTGGCGGGTTACTGCCAGCAGCTGCTGATTGGCCAAAACGACCCGCAAAACGCGGACCTGATAGAAAACGTCAAGCGCCTGGGAGTGATCCATCTCTTCTGTATTTCCGGGATGCACGTGGTTTTACTGATCAGCCTGCTGCGCTGGGCGGGCATTTACCTCTGGCTTGACCGGGAACTGGTCGATGGGATTCTAATCTGTCTTTTGCCCCTCTACCTGGTCATTGCCGGGGGTGCGGTCAGCCTGGTGCGGGCGGTAATCGTCGCGGAAGCGGGCTTGCTCCAGAGGTTTCTGAAAATGGACGGCCTGGACTGCTGGGCGCTGAGCCTGCTTGGCGGCCTGTTTTACGAACCGGAGCTATTGCTCAGCCTGGGCGGCCAGCTGACCTATTTGCTGTCCTTCATGCTGCACGTCCTGGATCGGCGGCAGTCGGGGCTGCAGAAGAGCGTCTTTCTGGGCCTAATCAGTCTACCAGCCATCCTGGCCTACGTGTTTGAGTTTCACTGGCTGAGCCTGCTGATCAGCTACCCACTGATCCCGTTCTTTTCCCTGGTTCTCTTTCCCCTGGTGATCGTGGCGGCGACGACGTACTGGCTGCTGCCAGTTTTGGGAGTGCTGGTAAACCAGCTCCTGGTCCTGTTTCAACGGCTGATTGCGCTGGCGGCCAGTGTGCCCGGTGAGGTTCACTTTGGCAAGCCCCCGCTGCTCTTTGCCTTAGTCCTGTTTGGCCTGACCCTGTGGTGCCTGACCGACTGGACGCGGTTACGCCGCTGGGGAATATTAGTGCTGGCTTACCTGGCCTGCCTGCTGGTGATTCACTTTCCGCTGCAGGGCGAGGTTGCTTTTGTCGACATCGGTCAGGGCGACTGCATCATCATCCGCGAGCCGCTGAATCGCCGGGTGATGATGATTGACACCGGTGGCAAGCTTAACTTTGGTCACTTCAAAGTCCAAACGCGGCGCAACGTGGCAACGCGGACCAGTATCAATTACCTGAAGAGCCGGGGGATCAGCCGGATCGATACCATTTATTTAACCCACCGGGATACCGATCACATTGGTTATTTGCCGACCGTGATTGCCAACATGCACGTTACTCGGGTGGTAGTGCCGGCGGGGATGGAACGGCAGCCGGTACTGCAAAATAAGCTGACGGCTAGGCAGCGACCGGCAATCATTCCGGTGACCGACCAGCATCCCAACGTTGATCCGGAACTCAAAATCCTGCATCCCTTCCAACCGGGAGAGGCGCAAAACCAGGATTCTTTGGTGTTAACCGGCCAGTTTGGCGGTCAGCGCTTTGTCTTTACCGGTGATTTAGACCGGGCAGGGGAACGGGCGGTGATTGCCCGCTATCCCGAGCTGCGGGCCGCGGTTCTCAAGTTGGGACACCACGGCAGTCGGACGGCCAGTGACGAGCAGTTTCTCCGTCAGCTCCAGCCGCACCTGGCGATCATCTCGGCGGGCCGCTTCAACCGCTACCACCACCCCAATGACGAGGTGGTCGCAACACTCAAAGAACTGCGGATCAACTACCTTTCCACCCAGCAGTACGGGATGATCAGATACGTATTTCAAGGAAACAACGGTCACTGGACGACCACACTACGAGGAGACGAACTGAAATGGACCTTACCGAATTGTCTAAACAACTGA
- the holA gene encoding DNA polymerase III subunit delta, translating into MDLTELSKQLKNKQPAPVYLVLGTQQALIEQALDQFLQLIPEEERVMNVGRYDMETTPVAVALDDAMAAPFFGERRLVVINKPYFLTGEKKRGKIDHDVDGLKDYLSHPEMSTIFVILAPYEKLDGRKGVVKALKKTAVTVSAAPLNEQQARQAIVGQLMAANFQIDQDAVDELVQRTNADYGLMEANLAKLKILAYQDQHITRQMVAELVPQSLDENVFDLVTAVLKHDQVRALDLYRQLLAGQQQPLRINAVLVGQFRLLLQLKVLNQRGLSQGSLAKELNVHPYRVKLGLRTVRNFSTLSLENAYLGLIRIEQALKTTQRDPALLFQLFMLQYAHQARLAN; encoded by the coding sequence ATGGACCTTACCGAATTGTCTAAACAACTGAAGAACAAGCAACCGGCACCGGTTTACCTGGTGCTGGGGACCCAGCAGGCCTTAATCGAGCAGGCCCTTGACCAATTCCTCCAGCTGATTCCAGAGGAGGAACGGGTGATGAACGTGGGTCGCTACGATATGGAGACGACCCCCGTTGCCGTCGCCCTCGATGACGCGATGGCGGCCCCGTTTTTTGGCGAGCGGCGGCTGGTGGTGATCAACAAGCCTTACTTCTTGACGGGGGAGAAGAAGCGGGGGAAGATCGACCATGACGTCGACGGGCTGAAGGACTACCTGAGCCATCCCGAAATGAGTACGATCTTCGTCATCCTGGCCCCCTACGAAAAGCTCGATGGCCGCAAGGGAGTCGTGAAGGCCCTGAAGAAGACGGCGGTAACGGTCAGTGCGGCCCCGCTCAATGAGCAGCAGGCCCGCCAGGCAATTGTCGGCCAGCTGATGGCGGCCAATTTTCAAATTGACCAGGACGCGGTGGATGAACTGGTGCAGCGGACCAATGCTGACTACGGTCTGATGGAAGCCAACTTGGCCAAGCTCAAGATTCTGGCCTATCAGGATCAGCACATCACCCGGCAGATGGTCGCAGAGCTGGTTCCCCAGTCCCTTGACGAAAACGTCTTCGACCTGGTGACGGCCGTCCTCAAGCACGATCAGGTGCGGGCGCTGGATCTTTATCGCCAGCTCTTGGCTGGTCAGCAGCAGCCCCTGCGGATCAATGCCGTGCTGGTCGGGCAGTTCCGGCTCTTGCTCCAGCTTAAGGTTCTCAACCAACGGGGCCTGAGCCAGGGGAGCCTGGCCAAGGAACTGAATGTTCATCCGTACCGGGTCAAATTAGGGCTGCGGACGGTTCGCAACTTCTCGACGCTGAGCCTGGAGAATGCCTACCTGGGTTTAATCAGAATCGAGCAGGCACTGAAGACGACCCAGCGCGATCCGGCCCTACTCTTTCAATTGTTCATGCTCCAGTACGCTCATCAGGCACGGCTGGCTAACTAA
- the rpsT gene encoding 30S ribosomal protein S20, whose protein sequence is MPIIKSAIKRVKTSAKAEAKNASQLSHMRTAIKKFDKAKLAGEDNLDALYKDALSAIDRAHSKGLIKANKAARDKSRLAARYNK, encoded by the coding sequence ATGCCAATTATCAAGTCAGCAATCAAACGTGTTAAAACTAGTGCCAAGGCCGAAGCAAAGAACGCTTCCCAATTAAGCCACATGCGGACTGCTATCAAGAAGTTCGACAAGGCCAAGCTTGCTGGTGAAGACAACCTTGACGCACTGTACAAGGATGCTCTTTCCGCAATTGATCGGGCGCACTCCAAGGGTCTCATCAAGGCCAACAAGGCTGCTCGTGACAAGTCACGCTTAGCCGCACGTTACAACAAGTAA
- the rpsO gene encoding 30S ribosomal protein S15, translating into MAISKERKDQIIKQFATHEGDTGSTQVQVAVLTADINELNDHLRTHKHDYHSQRGLMKKIGHRRNLLAYLRRTDLPAYRELIKALGLRR; encoded by the coding sequence ATGGCTATTTCAAAGGAACGTAAAGATCAAATCATCAAGCAATTCGCAACGCACGAGGGCGACACTGGTTCAACCCAGGTTCAGGTTGCTGTCTTAACTGCTGACATCAACGAACTGAACGATCACCTTCGTACTCACAAGCACGACTACCACTCACAACGTGGTCTGATGAAGAAGATTGGTCACCGTCGTAACCTTCTGGCTTACCTGCGGCGCACCGACCTGCCTGCTTACCGTGAACTGATCAAGGCTCTTGGTCTTCGTCGGTAA
- a CDS encoding ribonuclease J, whose amino-acid sequence MSNSIKIIPFGGVRENGKNMYAVEVENQIFILDAGLKYPENELMGIDVVIPDWEYLRQHKDKIVGVFLTHGHADSIGALPYFLMDFNVPVFGSEMTIALAKLAVKSHKEVKKFNDFHVVDATTAIDFNDVTVSFFQTTHTIPETLGVVIETSEGNIVYTGDFKFDQTAAKGYQTDLARLAEIGSQGVLALLSDSAGAGISGTSAREKDIGEYVKETFKHQDGRIIVASVASNIMRIQQIIDAAVAADRKIVLSGKDLEQIVNTAMSLGKLKLPKDLLISMKEADQLDPSQVVVLETGKMGEPIKSLQQIASGDNPKLHMTDNDLVFVTTTPSYAQETEVQKTKDMIYRTGAEVKFISDDLNPSGHANQNDEQLMLNFMKPKYFIPIQGEYRLLNKHAQLAEEVGIPADRIFITAKGDVLTYKNGEFHLGDHIDVGNTMIDGTGIGDIGNIVLRDRRVLSEDGIFVVVATIDRKKKKIVARPQITSRGFVFVKTNHQLMKQSADLVEKVVQENLDQKEFDWSHLKQDVREKLNRFLFDQTKRHPVILPVIMEINQHAKRKGKKNNDEAKKDNSSNKEKKSNNGHHRGRGRGRKHDKQGQNKKNNNKN is encoded by the coding sequence ATGAGTAACAGTATTAAGATTATTCCATTCGGGGGCGTTCGTGAAAACGGTAAGAACATGTACGCCGTCGAAGTGGAGAACCAGATTTTTATTCTCGATGCCGGCCTAAAGTACCCGGAAAACGAACTGATGGGGATTGACGTCGTGATTCCTGATTGGGAATACCTGCGTCAGCACAAGGACAAGATCGTTGGGGTTTTCCTGACCCACGGCCACGCCGATTCGATCGGGGCCCTGCCGTACTTCTTGATGGACTTCAACGTGCCGGTCTTTGGTTCCGAGATGACGATTGCCCTGGCTAAGCTGGCGGTCAAGAGTCATAAGGAGGTCAAAAAGTTCAATGATTTCCACGTTGTTGACGCCACCACGGCAATTGATTTTAACGACGTGACCGTCTCCTTCTTCCAGACGACCCACACCATCCCGGAGACCCTTGGGGTGGTCATCGAGACCAGCGAGGGCAACATCGTCTACACCGGCGACTTCAAGTTTGACCAGACGGCTGCCAAGGGCTACCAGACCGACCTGGCCCGCCTGGCGGAGATTGGCTCCCAGGGTGTTCTGGCGCTGCTGAGTGATTCCGCAGGGGCGGGGATCAGCGGCACCTCCGCCCGGGAAAAGGACATTGGCGAATACGTCAAGGAGACCTTCAAGCACCAGGATGGGCGGATCATCGTTGCCAGCGTTGCCTCCAACATCATGCGGATCCAACAGATCATTGATGCCGCCGTGGCCGCTGACCGCAAGATCGTGCTGTCCGGCAAGGACCTAGAGCAGATCGTCAACACCGCCATGAGCCTAGGCAAATTGAAGCTGCCAAAGGACCTGCTGATCAGCATGAAGGAAGCAGACCAGTTGGATCCTTCGCAGGTCGTTGTCCTGGAGACGGGGAAGATGGGCGAACCAATCAAGTCGCTTCAGCAGATTGCCAGTGGGGACAACCCGAAGCTGCACATGACCGATAACGATCTGGTCTTCGTTACCACCACGCCATCCTATGCCCAGGAGACCGAGGTCCAGAAGACCAAGGATATGATTTACCGGACCGGGGCCGAGGTCAAGTTCATTTCCGATGACCTGAACCCATCTGGCCACGCCAACCAAAACGACGAACAGCTGATGCTGAACTTCATGAAGCCGAAGTACTTTATCCCAATCCAGGGCGAGTACCGCCTGCTGAACAAGCACGCCCAGCTGGCCGAAGAGGTAGGCATCCCGGCCGACCGCATCTTCATTACCGCCAAGGGTGACGTCTTAACCTACAAGAACGGCGAATTCCACCTTGGTGATCACATCGATGTTGGCAACACGATGATTGATGGGACCGGGATCGGTGACATCGGGAACATCGTCCTGCGTGACCGGCGCGTGCTGTCCGAGGACGGGATCTTCGTGGTAGTTGCCACCATTGACCGCAAGAAGAAAAAAATTGTGGCCCGGCCGCAGATCACTTCGCGGGGCTTTGTCTTCGTGAAGACCAACCACCAGCTGATGAAGCAAAGTGCCGACCTGGTTGAGAAGGTGGTCCAGGAAAATCTGGATCAAAAGGAATTCGACTGGAGCCACCTCAAGCAGGATGTTCGCGAGAAGCTCAATCGCTTCCTCTTCGACCAGACCAAGCGACACCCGGTAATTCTGCCGGTGATCATGGAAATCAACCAGCACGCTAAGCGCAAGGGCAAGAAGAACAACGATGAGGCTAAGAAGGATAACTCTTCTAATAAGGAAAAGAAGTCCAACAATGGTCATCACCGTGGCCGTGGTCGGGGCCGCAAGCATGATAAACAAGGCCAGAACAAGAAAAATAATAATAAAAACTAG
- the tuf gene encoding elongation factor Tu, translating into MAEKEHYERTKPHVNIGTIGHVDHGKTTLTAAITKVLAAKGLAKEEDYADIDAAPEEKERGITINTAHVEYETEKRHYAHIDAPGHADYVKNMITGAAQMDGAILVVAATDGPMPQTREHILLARQVGVEYIVVFLNKTDLVDDDELVDLVEMEVRDLLNEYDFPGDDVPVIRGSALKALQGDPEQEKVVLHLMDVIDDYIPTPKRPTDKPFMMPIEDVFTITGRGTVVSGRIDRGTVKIGDEVEIVGLSDKVLKSTVTGLEMFHKTLDLGEAGDNVGVLLRGISHDQVERGQVLAAPGSIQTHKNFKGEVYVMTKEEGGRHTPFFSNYRPQFYFHTTDVTGTIELPDGVEMVMPGDNVTFTVNLQKPVALEKGLKFTIREGGHTVGAGVVSEVLD; encoded by the coding sequence ATGGCTGAAAAAGAACATTATGAACGTACAAAGCCCCATGTAAACATTGGTACTATTGGCCACGTTGACCATGGGAAGACTACTTTAACTGCTGCTATCACCAAGGTACTGGCAGCTAAGGGTCTGGCAAAGGAAGAAGATTACGCTGATATCGATGCCGCTCCAGAAGAAAAGGAACGTGGTATCACTATCAACACTGCCCACGTTGAATACGAAACTGAAAAGCGTCACTACGCACACATCGATGCGCCAGGTCACGCCGACTACGTTAAGAACATGATCACCGGTGCCGCACAAATGGATGGTGCTATCCTGGTTGTTGCCGCTACTGATGGTCCTATGCCACAGACTCGTGAACACATTCTTCTTGCTCGTCAGGTTGGTGTTGAATACATCGTTGTATTCCTGAACAAGACTGACCTGGTTGACGATGACGAACTGGTTGACTTGGTTGAAATGGAAGTTCGTGACCTTCTGAACGAATACGATTTCCCTGGTGACGATGTTCCAGTTATCCGTGGTTCTGCTCTGAAGGCTCTTCAGGGTGACCCAGAACAAGAAAAGGTTGTTCTGCACCTGATGGATGTTATCGATGACTACATCCCAACTCCAAAGCGTCCTACTGATAAGCCATTCATGATGCCTATCGAAGACGTCTTCACTATCACTGGTCGTGGTACTGTTGTTTCCGGTCGTATCGACCGTGGTACTGTTAAGATCGGTGACGAAGTTGAAATCGTTGGTCTGTCCGACAAGGTTCTGAAGTCCACTGTTACTGGTCTGGAAATGTTCCACAAGACGCTTGACCTTGGTGAAGCCGGGGACAACGTTGGTGTTCTGCTTCGTGGTATTTCCCACGACCAAGTTGAACGTGGTCAAGTTCTGGCAGCCCCAGGCTCCATCCAGACTCACAAGAACTTCAAGGGTGAAGTTTATGTTATGACCAAGGAAGAAGGGGGCCGTCACACTCCATTCTTCTCCAACTACCGTCCACAGTTCTACTTCCACACTACTGATGTTACTGGTACGATTGAACTGCCAGATGGCGTAGAAATGGTTATGCCTGGTGATAACGTTACGTTCACTGTTAACCTGCAAAAGCCAGTTGCCCTTGAAAAGGGTCTGAAGTTCACCATCCGTGAAGGTGGACACACTGTTGGTGCCGGTGTGGTATCCGAAGTGCTGGACTAA